A window from Scleropages formosus chromosome 17, fSclFor1.1, whole genome shotgun sequence encodes these proteins:
- the LOC108938006 gene encoding purpurin-like, with product MEYPTLALLLALLACVERCFSVSCVVDSFMVKQDFDPKRYAGKWYALQKKDPEGLFLQDNISAEYTIDDDGAMIASSKGRVTLFGFWVVCADMAAQYSVPDPNTPGKMFMNYQGLASYLSSGGDNYWIIDTDYDNYAITYACRTLKEDGTCDDGYALVFSRNPRGLPPAIQRIVRQKQEEICMAGQFEPVLQSGKCSDLTELPQYTQHSIKNSQNPHLNHSGTPEGPESTAMLVP from the exons ATGGAATACCCCACACTGGCGCTTCTCTTGGCTCTGCTCGCCTGTGTGGAGCGGTGCTTTTCCGTCTCCTGTGTGGTAGACAGCTTCATGGTCAAGCAGGACTTTGACCCAAAGAGA TATGCCGGGAAGTGGTATGCCCTGCAGAAGAAGGACCCGGAGGGCCTCTTCCTGCAGGACAACATCTCCGCTGAGTACACCATCGATGACGACGGTGCAATGATAGCCTCGTCCAAGGGCCGCGTCACGCTTTTCGG GTTCTGGGTGGTGTGTGCTGACATGGCGGCCCAGTACAGTGTCCCAGATCCCAATACTCCAGGCAAAATGTTCATGAACTACCAGGGGCTGGCCAGCTACCTGTCCAGTGGAG GTGACAACTACTGGATCATCGACACCGACTATGACAACTACGCCATCACATATGCCTGCCGCACCCTGAAAGAGGACGGCACCTGCGATGATGGCTACGCCTTGGTCTTCTCACGGAACCCCCGTGGCTTGCCACCAGCCATCCAGCGCATTGTCCGCCAGAAACAGGAGGAGATCTGCATGGCAGGGCAATTTGAGCCTGTACTGCAGTCTGGTAAGTGCAGTGACCTTACTGAATTACCACAGTACACGCAGCACTCAATCAAGAACAGCCAGAACCCTCACCTGAACCATAGTGGAACACCAGAGGGTCCAGAGAGCACAGCTATGCTAGTGCCCTAA
- the kcnv2b gene encoding potassium voltage-gated channel subfamily V member 2, with the protein MQTFQSRRLSLFPNYKFGSSTSTDLDIKEEKVSFSLRNPWVKPWNSMQELKRDIYDLYADDLEEEEEKFPVFNSAAKNHVLNLNVGGKSYQISYKVAARYPKSRIGQLATCTDHSKKLELCDDYLVQSNEYFFDRDPDIFLSVFNFHRTGVLWVKDELCPRNFLEEINYWGVRIKYTPRCCRIALEERQDDVNDQLKVQQDLQAEVTAESEELFEGMIYGSLRQALWNLMEKPFSSVPAKLMAVASSFFVLVSLVAMTLSTVEEMQYRTPKGELSGRTYGDYVEGCCIAFFTVEFLLRLVSTPDVRLFLTSLLNAVDLMAILPLYLQVAIENWESEGNEGLEGDNTVRRMGKVGQVLRVMRLLRILRILKLARHSTGLRAFGFTLRQCYQQVGCLFLFITMGIFTFSAMVYTAEHDRPLTNFTSIPHAWWWATVSITTVGYGDMYPETYLGRLLAFCCISFGIILNGMPISMLFNKFSDYYNQLMAHENTAKGDRRVKLRFAQRAMIKMAELCRETPA; encoded by the exons ATGCAGACTTTCCAGAGCAGAAGACTGAGCCTCTTTCCAAATTACAAATTTGGAAGTTCCACTTCCACTGACTTGGACATCAAGGAAGAAAAAGTCTCATTTTCTCTTAGAAACCCCTGGGTGAAACCATGGAACTCTATGCAGGAGCTGAAAAGGGACATTTACGATCTCTATGCCGATGacctggaggaagaagaagaaaagtttCCAGTGTTTAACTCAGCAGCAAAAAACCATGTGCTCAACCTCAATGTGGGAGGTAAATCTTACCAAATCTCCTACAAAGTGGCTGCAAGATACCCCAAAAGCAGAATCGGTCAACTGGCCACCTGTACAGACCACAGCAAGAAGCTAGAGCTTTGTGATGATTACCTAGTCCAGAGCAATGAGTACTTCTTTGACAGAGACCCAGATATTTTCCTAAGTGTCTTCAACTTCCATCGAACTGGGGTCCTCTGGGTAAAGGATGAGTTGTGCCCAAGGAATTTCCTTGAGGAGATCAACTACTGGGGCGTGCGGATCAAATATACACCCCGCTGCTGCCGGATTGCGCTAGAGGAAAGGCAGGATGATGTGAATGATCAGCTGAAGGTCCAGCAAGACCTTCAGGCAGAAGTGACAGCTGAGAGTGAAGAGCTCTTTGAAGGGATGATATATGGGTCATTGCGGCAAGCTCTCTGGAACCTGATGGAGAAGCCTTTTTCCTCAGTCCCAGCAAagctgatggcagtggcctccaGCTTCTTTGTCCTTGTCTCACTAGTGGCCATGACATTGAGCACGGTTGAAGAGATGCAATACCGCACACCCAAGGGAGAACTTAGTGGCAGGACTTACGGTGACTATGTGGAGGGCTGCTGCATAGCCTTTTTCACTGTTGAATTTTTGCTGCGGCTGGTGTCCACTCCAGACGTTCGACTGTTCCTCACTAGCTTGCTGAATGCAGTGGACCTGATGGCCATCCTTCCACTCTACCTGCAGGTGGCAATAGAGAACTGGGAGAGTGAGGGGAATGAGGGGCTGGAAGGAGATAATACCGTGCGTCGGATGGGCAAGGTGGGCCAAGTGCTGCGGGTGATGCGGCTGTTGAGGATCCTTCGCATCCTAAAGTTAGCCCGTCACTCAACAGGTTTGCGTGCCTTTGGCTTCACGCTACGCCAGTGCTACCAGCAGGTCGGCTGCCTCTTTCTCTTCATCACCATGGGAATTTTCACCTTTTCTGCTATGGTCTACACTGCAGAGCACGACAGGCCCCTGACCAATTTCACCAGCATTCCCCACGCGTGGTGGTGGGCCACT GTTAGCATCACCACAGTGGGCTATGGAGACATGTACCCTGAAACCTACCTGGGCCGCCTGCTTGCCTTTTGCTGCATCTCCTTTGGGATCATCCTGAATGGCATGCCCATCTCCATGCTGTTTAACAAGTTCTCAGACTACTACAACCAGCTGATGGCCCATGAGAACACTGCCAAAGGTGACCGCCGCGTGAAGCTGAGGTTTGCCCAGAGGGCAATGATAAAGATGGCTGAACTGTGCAGGGAAACTCCGGCCTGA
- the rchy1 gene encoding RING finger and CHY zinc finger domain-containing protein 1, with the protein MSAAESGCEHYVRSCSLKAPCCEKFYVCRLCHDAKENHQMDRFLVKEVKCSICNTVQKAQQMCEECGVKFSEYYCAICHLFDKDKKQYHCQPCGICRIGPKEKYFHCIKCNLCLACDLQGNHKCVENVSRQNCPVCMEDIHTSRIGAHVLPCGHLLHKTCFNEMYKTGGYRCPLCMHSAWNMERYWEEMDKEISQTPMPSEYQGTTVKIMCNDCQSHSTVPFHVLGMKCSSCGSYNTSQDGGLIHLEQGQQQEAEEQEEEQQQQEQQQREGEQEEQMEE; encoded by the exons ATGTCCGCGGCCGAGTCGGGATGTGAGCACTATGTGCGGAGCTGCTCGCTCAAA GCTCCGTGTTGTGAGAAGTTCTACGTGTGTCGGCTCTGTCATGATGCTAAGGAGAACCACCAGATGGACCGCTTCCTGGTCAAAGAGGTTAAGTGCAGCATCTGCAACACGGTTCAAAAG GCACAGCAGATGTGTGAAGAGTGCGGTGTGAAATTTAGTGAGTATTATTGTGCCATCTGCCACTTGTTTGACAAGGATAAGAAGCAGTACCACTGTCAGCCCTGTGGTATTTGCAG AATTGgtccaaaagaaaaatacttcCATTGTATAAAGTGCAATCTGTGTTTAGCCTGTGACCTTCAAGGAAATCACAAG TGTGTTGAAAATGTCTCTAGACAGAACTGCCCAGTGTGTATGGAG GATATCCATACTTCCCGAATTGGAGCTCATGTCCTTCCCTGTGGCCACCTGTTACATAA aacctgttttaatgaaatgtacaaaactgG AGGGTATCGCTGCCCTCTCTGCATGCACTCTGCCTGGAACATGGAGCGTTACTGGGAGGAGATGGACAAGGAGATCTCACAGACACCAATGCCCAGCGAGTATCAGGGCACCACAGTCAAG ATCATGTGCAACGACTGCCAGTCACACAGCACGGTCCCTTTCCACGTACTGGGCATGAAGTGCAGTAGCTGTGGCTCTTACAACACCAGCCAGGATGGGGGGCTGATCCACTTGGAACAGGGGCAGCAGCaagaggcagaggagcaggaggaagaacaacaacagcaggagcagcagcagcgggaggGAGAACAGGAGGAACAGATGGAGGAGTAG